From a region of the Candidatus Azobacteroides pseudotrichonymphae genomovar. CFP2 genome:
- a CDS encoding OmpH family outer membrane protein, whose amino-acid sequence MRTICKSNVFKWFFILLDNRIKWKRIVVTSILLLFIIIGVSAQEKVAYLNYSEIIKIMPEYIQMQDSIKKIQTELQNEMNILKEEYEKKYKAFISDADSLVESIKMRRMQEIKNIEERAVAFQEQSQKQLQQMYEKLFAPIQWKVKEAIRVVGEENDFVYIFEGTELLYTSSSAINVTPFVKRKLGLK is encoded by the coding sequence ATGAGAACAATCTGTAAATCGAATGTATTCAAATGGTTTTTTATTCTTTTGGATAATAGAATAAAGTGGAAAAGGATTGTTGTGACATCTATCCTTTTGTTGTTTATTATCATAGGAGTATCTGCACAGGAAAAGGTTGCTTATCTCAATTATTCTGAAATAATTAAAATCATGCCTGAATATATTCAAATGCAGGATTCTATAAAGAAAATCCAAACTGAATTACAAAATGAAATGAACATTCTAAAGGAGGAGTACGAAAAAAAGTATAAGGCTTTTATCAGCGATGCAGATAGTCTTGTGGAGAGCATTAAAATGAGAAGAATGCAGGAAATCAAAAATATTGAAGAAAGAGCAGTGGCTTTTCAAGAACAATCTCAAAAGCAATTGCAACAAATGTATGAAAAACTATTTGCCCCCATTCAGTGGAAGGTGAAGGAAGCCATAAGAGTAGTTGGTGAAGAGAACGATTTTGTCTATATATTTGAAGGGACAGAACTTTTATATACCAGTTCTTCTGCTATCAATGTTACTCCTTTTGTAAAACGAAAGTTAGGATTAAAATAA